CTCTTGGACTGTCTGAGAATGACAATCCACCCGAGAAGAAATCCAACTTACCCAACGCCAGTGTTTTTGCGTACAACACGCGGTCAGCGACGCTCGCCATGGACAATTCTGCGAAAAACAGAATAAACGAGACGCCCATCGCCATCGAGCGTAATCCTCGCTGGGTAAACCCTGAAACGAGGTCTGCGTGTAAATACTCGCCGGTTAAAGTCGGAGATTTACCGCATGACGACGCGATAAATAGCCCCCGGAAAGCGTCGATTAACAGCATGCGAGCGGTGCTTGATAACCGGATCGACACCTGCAGAGAGCTCTCCATGGATCGCGGAACATCCCGCGGCGGTAGTTGGTTTTCATTCCTCAGAGGCGCCTTGCGTCATGAGCCACATCTGAATAAAGAAACGGTTCCGGCCGTTGTCATCAGCGGCGGGAAGTGCCAGCAGACTCGCTGCGGATCTCAGCACGGATTACAGCCTGGCGTGGCATCCGAAGAATATGACTAATAAGCAACGCACTCAGGCAGAGCCCGTCTACCTTCTTGTTCACCGGTTGGATTACCCAACCTATGCGACAACAATGAAAGAGGTACTTGAACGGTATCCAAATCTGCACCTTGTCGGCTGGGATGGCGCAAAGCTCACCGGGTTTGGCGCTGCCCGAGCATCGGCCATCGCCTTTGTCGACACACTCCCGTATCGCCCTGAACGCGTGATGATGATCGATCAAGATGTTGTGAAGACCGAACAGACCCGGCACACCCATCCAACCGTGCGCACCACAGTGGAGAATCTGCACCGGACTACACATCAGCCGATCGTGGGTTACGGCATAGGCTATCCAGAGCGACAGCGCCCACCTGCCCCTTTTGGCAATACCCCGCCGCCCCAATCGTCGGATTTGGACGGGCCGGCGGAGCAGTATGTATCTATTACCGCTCCGTTCCGTAAGAAACTGGAAGACGGCATTTACCCGCCTTACATGGTCGCAGGCGGCGAAGACATGTTAATGAGCAAGGAACTGGGCTTGAGTAAAAACAACCGTAATACAGTGCTGCCGCAGGAGAGAATCATAAAGAAGGAACTGAAAGGACCGACAGACACGCCGAACGTTTACTGGAATGAAGGTCGTACCCAGACGCTTGAAGCACTCTTCGAATCGGAAAAAAACACGCGGGTGGCGTTCGAAGGTCAAGCGATGACCTTGGATGAGCTGATGCATAGGTTCAAGGATAACGGCTGGATTGCTGCACACCCAAGCGTTGAATCCTATAATGTTTCGGCCTGCATTATTGAACGTATTATTTTGCGCCTGAACAACGAGTTACTCAAAGAAGCGCAGCAAAGCAGCTATGCATAATCCCCTGCAGGCGTTAATGTCTAATAATATATAGCTCAACTAAATGACTATTTAGTTGAGCTATATCAGCGCATTACATCTTAAATCGATCCACCGACTGCGACAGTTTCCCCGCCAGGCTCGACAGCTCATCCGTCGTCGACGCCGTGCCCGCAATCACGCGGCTATTGCTTTCCGACATTCCCGCAATCATCTCCACCTGATGGGCGATCTCGTTGCTGGCCAGGCTCTGTTCGCTGATGGTGCGGGAAATATCGTTTACCAGTTCCGTGGTGTTGAGCGTGGCCTGGAGGATCTCGCGAATCGCGCGTTCCACGTCGGCGGTCACGGCCATGCCCTTATCCACTTGAGCAACGCCCTCCTCCATGCTGGTCACCGCTTCGCGGGTGTTCTGCTGAATACGCCCGACCATGCTGGCGATTTCCTGGGTCGAGGCGCTAGTGCGTCCGGCCAGGCTGCGTACTTCATCGGCCACCACGGCAAAGCCACGGCCCTGCTCGCCGGCGCGGGCGGCTTCAATGGCGGCGTTCAGGGCCAGCAGGTTGGTTTGGTCAGCGATGCCCTTGATCACCTGGATGATGCTGTAGATGGCCTCGGATTCTTTGTCCAGCGTGCGAATCACCTGGGCCGATTGCTGTGCCGAGCGTGCGATGCCGTCCATGTCGCTGACCACTTGATGAATGATCCGGCCGCCGTCCTTGGCCAGGGTTTGCGCCTGGTTGGCCATGTCCAGCGCGTGCCCGGCATGGCGGGTGATTTCTTCGATGCTGGCGGTCATTTCACTCGCGGCGGCGGCCATGGTACTGGCGGCCGCGCTTTGCTGCTGGCTGCTGCCCGCCACTTCATGGCAGCCCTGGCTCAGTCGCTCGCTCATGCCATTGACGCCATGGGCATTGCTGCGCACCACTTCGATCATGCTGCGCAAATCACGCTGCATCGTGGCCAGGCTGCGAATCAGCGTGCTGGCTTCGTCCTGGTTCTTGGGCTCGACAATCGGTTGGCTCAAGTTGCCATGGGCGATGCTATCGGCAATGCGGCTGGCGGTTTGCAACGGCCCCATGATGCTCAGGATTACCCAGCGGCCTTGTGCCAACAACAGTAAAAGGCTGGCGATCAAGACCCCGGCGAGGACCCAGTTGGCGTTGCTGATGGCTTGTCGTGTACCGGCGCTGGTGCCCAGGGTATGGCTTTCGATCAGTTCACTCAGCGCGGCCATTTGATCTTCAAGCTGGCTGAATGCAGCGTTGAAGGTTTCGATCTCTACGCGCGCGGCCTCGGGATTGGTCAGGGCCAATGCAACGATGCGCTCGCCGGCGCTGATGTAGGTGTCGAGGCTGGGTTTGATTTTTTCCAGGCTGGCCTTGGTCGTGTCATCCAACGGCTGCTTGAAATTATCCGCCAGCATCTGACGGAAATGCTCGGCATGCTCCTTGAGCGACGCGTTGACCTCGGCAGGTGTATTCGTGCTTTTGCCCAGCCCCACTAACATGGCGGACAACACATCGGCACGCAGGGCGTCGTGCATCATGTCGGCTTCCATATGATTGCGCAGCACAGTCATGCTGACTTCGTTGTCTTGCACCGCCGCGCCCATGCGGGTGTTTCCCAGGTAGCCTGCCAGGCTCATGATCAAGGCGGTTGCCAGCCCGGTCGCAATCAACAGCATCAAGCGTAATTTGATCGTCATCTGGTATCCCCACACCTGGACCTCCGGTTGGGAAGCCAACCGTTCGAGCGTCATTAGTACCGTTATCGGCACCGGTATCCGTTAGTGAAGCCTAAGTTTGCGGATCTGCGCGAATCCCTTAAGCTGGGCGTCTTTTGCCCTGCCCTGCCCGGACCTGCCCATGCCTCGAAGCGTCGCCCACCTCGCCCTGCTGTTGGGCTTGATCACCGCCGTCGGCCCGTTTGCCATCGACAGCTATTTGCCGGCGTTGCCAACCCTGGGCGCCAGCCTTCACGCTTCGCCGGCTGCCGTGCAGATGAGCTTGACGGTGTTCTTCATGATCATTGGGGTGTGCCAGCTGTTTTACGGCCCGATCAGTGATGTGTTTGGCCGAAAAATGCCGATTTACGTCGGCTTGGTGATTTTTACCGTCGGTAGCATTGGCTGTGCACTGGCGCCGACCATCGAAGTGTTGATCGGCTTTCGCGCGGTGCAGGCATTTGGTGCATGCGCGGGCATGGTGATTCCACGGGCGATTGTCCGCGACCTGTACACCGGCCACGAGGCAGCGCGCCTGATGGCCTTGTTGATGCTGGTGATGAGCGTTTCGCCAATCCTTGCGCCATTGGCCGGTAGCCTGGTGATTTCGATCTGGAGCTGGCGCGAGGTGTTTGCGCTATTGGCCGTGGTGGCGCTGCTGTGCCTGGTGATGACGGTCGTGCAACTGCCGGAAACCCATCCGGTGGAACGTCGGTTGGGCAAGACCCTGGGCAACGCATTCGGCAGTTACGGCGCCCTGCTCCGCGATCCGGTGTTCAGCGGGTTGTCGGTGGTCTGCGGGTTTGGCCTGGCCACGTTCTTCGTGTTTATCGGCAGCGCGCCCTTTGTGTACATCGAATACTTCGGCCTGACCCCCACGCAATTCAGCCTGTGCTTTGCAGTGAATGCGGCGTCGTTTTTTGCCATGAGCCAACTGACGGCACGCCTGAGCGCCCGCTTTGGCCTGGCGCCGCTGATTCGCTGGTCGGTAATGGCCGTGGCGGCTGTGATGGCGTTGCTGGCAGCCACGACGCTGTGGGGTATTAACCTGGCCTTGATGATGACGCTGCTGTTCATCGGTTTCGGTTTTCTTGGCCTGTTGTTACCGGCCGCCGGGGTGTTGTCGCTGGAAGATCATGGCGCCGTGGCAGGTTCGGCGTCTGCCCTGCTTGGCGCGATTCAGATGGTTACCGCTGCAGTGTCGATGACGTTGGTAGGGCTGTTCGCCGACCATACGCCTGCGCCGATGTTGGTAGGCATCGCGCTGTGCGCGGCTGCCGCCATGCTCATAGTGGTGTGGACGCTGCGCCGGTTGCCGCCACACCTGGCAAGCGCTTGATGCCTACAGATCAAACCGATCCACCGCCCGCCGCCGCTCGTTGTCATCGCGCACGTCATAGCTGGCGGTGGTCTGGATATTGGTGTGGTGGGCCAACTTCTGCGCAATCGACAGGTCATGCTCCTCAATCACCCGCGTGATGAAGGAACGGCGGAAGTCATGGGGCATGATCTTCACGCCCACTTGGTCGCCGCGCTGGCGCGCGATGTAATAAATCGCGTGCTTGGTGATGCGTTCACGGGTGATATGACTACCGCGACGAATGCGGTTGAACAGGAACGGGTCGTCCTGCTCGCCTTCCTTGAGCTGCCCGCGACGAAATTCCAGCCAAGCCTGCAGCTTGGCGAAAGCCCAGCCCGGCGCGTACTTGACCAGTTCCTTATTGCCCTTGCCGATCACGCGCAAACTGCGTTGCTCGAAGTCGACCTGCGCCAGGTCAAGGTTGACCGACTCCGACTTGCGCATGCCAGAGCCGTACAGGATGCCGATCACAGCGGCATCGCGCAGGCCCTGGGGGCGTGGGTCGGCGGCGCAGACTTCCATCATTTCGCGGATCAACGTACGGCGCAGGTTGCGCCCCTGCCCCAGGCGCGTACCGGATGCGGCCTTGACCGAACGCATCTTCAGCAGGTGCTCCTGGCTGATCAAGCTCATGCGCCACGCTTCATTCATCACGCCGCGCACGGCATTCACATACAGCGATGAGGTGTTCGGCGCATAACCGTCCTCGCGCAACGCGGCGACCAGGGCGATCACCTGTTCGGGTTGCAGCAGGTGCCAGTCGATGTCTTCGAGGTTGACGTCTTCAAAGCCCAGACGGTCGGCCGCGTCTTGCAGCACATAACGCATGGTCAGTTGGCTGGAGGGCGCCAGGCGGGTGAGGTAGAGGGTCAGCGGGTTGCGGATGGACTCAGTCAAGGGAGATCAGCCTTTGGATTAAATACCACGAGCAATCTATTGATTAATCGCGATATTTATTGAATTGGCGAGCGTCGAGTCTAGCAAAGTCTCGGCGCTGCCATCAAATCACGGCGCCACGTCATCCTCTTCCGTGGGCTGCTGGGGCTGGGTCTGGGATTGGCTCCAATCAGCATCCTGTTTACGCATCAGTGCAAACCAGTGCTGGCGCATGAAGGTCAGGTAGCTGTCCGGTGCCTTGGCAAAATCCTTCTCGTCGCTGTAGCAGCCTGGCAGCGGCAGCTCCGTGCCCTGCTCCTTGTACTGGCTGACCAGCGCCTGCTGCGCGGCCACACTGCAATCTGTGGGCAACGGCATGCCCCGCAGGGCACCGGCATCCTCGTCCCACCAGGCTGCGCCGTAACGGTCGACGCCGCGCAGGCGATACTTCTCGGACTTGCCGACATGCATGATCAGCTTGAATTCATTTGGGCTGACATCGCTGGTACAGGTGCGCGAGTAGCCCACCGTCGCCTGGGTATTGCCATCGCGCAGAAGGTCAGTGACCTTGGTGGCCGCCGTGTCGAAGTGCAGCCCGGCGTCGAATTCGCAGTGCCGCACGTCGTCGTAGAGCATCCACACGCGCTTGGGATGCTCACCTGCCAGCAAATACTGGGCTGCGTAGACAAAGGCCGACTGGGTGCCATCGTCGTCGCGCTCGCTGACCTGTTCGGCCAGCACCAGCAGGTTCTTGCCTTGGCGGTCGTCCCAGGTATAGGCGGCGATCTGCTTGCCACGTACTTCGACGCCATCGGGTACCTGATCAATGCTGGCCAGGGCCACGCCCTCGTCGGCTCGCACCGTTGCCACACACGCAACGCAGACCAACAATCCCATCAACACCGGCCGCAACTGGCCGCGTAAAAGCTGCACGCTATTCATCCGAGTACCCTGGCAAGAGATGGCTTACTTTACCGGCACTTGAAGGGCAATGCAGAGAAGATTGTTGAATAGATGCAGCGCAGCCATCGCCTGCCTTGTTCAACTAGCCCGAACACCTCGCGGCCTGCTCCTATCTCGCTGAAAATCACCGTGTTTAACACCTTGGCCACCTAGCTGAACCCTAGCTGTCTGCCTGTCAAATAAACGAGTTTTTCATCCGCCTTTCATATTCGTTGAACATTTTTGCGCTTAACCTTGTACCCAACACTTCAGAGCAATCCTTGGTTTATCGACTAACCTGTTGATTACATTTCATCTTTAGCGCTGCTTTGTAATGTGCGGGCAGTGGTTTTGCCCAATAATCGCTGCTGTTTTCGCGCTCCAAGTTGCTCCAGCCCGAGGTCATGAATCTTTGAAACCCTACCCTATTCATTGCGTATCGATCGTTATCCCGGTCTACAACGAACAAGAAAGCCTGCCTGAACTGTTGCGCCGCACCACGGCAGCTTGCAAACAGCTGGCTTACGACTACGAAATCATCCTGGTGGACGATGGTAGCCGTGACAATTCGGCGCAATTGCTGGAAGACGCCGCCGCTGAAGACGGCAGCAACGTGGTGGCGGTGATCCTCAACCGCAATTATGGCCAGCACGCCGCGATCATGGCGGGTTTCGAGCAGTGCCGTGGCGAAGTCGTCATCACCCTCGATGCCGACCTGCAAAACCCGCCCGAAGAAATCCCGCGCCTGGTGGAACAAGCCGCCCTGGGCTACGACGTGGTCGCCACGGTGCGTAACAACCGCCAGGATTCGGCATTCCGCCGCTGGCCTTCACGCCTGATCAACCTCGCCGTGCAACGCTCCACCGGCGTGGCCATGACCGATTACGGCTGCATGCTGCGCGCCTACCGCCGCACCATCGTCGACGCGATGCTGGCCTGCCGCGAGCGCAGCACCTTCATTCCGATCCTGGCCAACGGTTTTGCCCGTCACACCACGGAAATCCTGGTGCACCACGCTGAGCGTGAGCACGGCGAGTCCAAATACAGCGCCATGCGCCTGGTCAGCCTGATGTTCGACCTGCTCACGTGCATGACCACCACGCCGTTGCGCCTGTTGTCCATCGTCGGCTTCAGCCTCGCGGCGCTGGGTGTGCTGTTTGCTTTTGCGCTGATCGTCATGCGCCTGGCCTTCGGTGCCGATTGGGCGGGCGACGGCCTGTTCGTACTGTTTGCGGTGCTGTTCGTATTTACCGGCGGCCAGTTCATTGGCATGGGCCTGCTCGGTGAATACCTGGGGCGCATGTACAGCGATGTGCGCGCCCGCCCGCGTTTCTTCATTGAAAAAGTGCTGCGCAACCAACCGACAGCACCGGCTCCCGTGGTCATCGTTGATGGCCTGGCCTCTTCCCATTCGTCTACTTCCTCTTCCGATCAGGTTCAGTCATGAGTTCAAAAGCCGTTGTATTCGCCTACCACGATATTGGCTGTGCAGGTATTGAAGCCCTGCTCGCGGCCGGCTACGACATTGCCGCCGTGTTCACCCATGCCGATGACCCCAAGGAAAACAACTTCTACGGCTCCGTCGCCCAACTGTGCGCCCGCAACGGCATCCCGGTGCACGCCCCGGAAGACGCCAACCACCCGCTGTGGGTCGAGCGCATCGCCAAGCTGAACCCGGATTTCATCTTCTCGTTCTACTACCGCAACCTGCTGAGCGAACCTTTGCTGGCCCTGGCCCGCCAAGGTGCCTACAACCTGCACGGTTCGCTGCTGCCCAAATACCGTGGCCGCGCCCCGGCCAACTGGGTGCTGGTCAACGGTGAAACCGAAACCGGCGTGACCCTGCACCGCATGGTCAAGCGTGCTGATGCCGGCGCGATCCTGGCCCAGCACACAGTCAGCATCGAGCGCAGCGACACCGGCCTGAGCCTGCACGCCAAACTGCGTGAGGCCGCCAGCCACCTGCTGCGCGACGCCCTGCCGCAACTGGCCCAGGGCAAACTGGCTGAAGTAGCCCAGGATGAAAGCCAGGCCACCTGCTTCGGCCGCCGCACCGCCGCCGATGGCAAGATCGACTGGAAAAAGCCCGCAGAAGAGCTGTTCAACCTGGTGCGTGCCGTGACTCAGCCCTACCCGGGCGCCTTTTGCGCCGTGGGCGAGCACAAGCTCATCGTTTGGCAGGCCGACGTGGTCAAGGGCAACGAAGGCCTGGCGCCTGGCCGCGTGATCAGCGTCAACCCGCTGCGCATCGCGTGTGGTGAAGACTCGCTGGTGGTCAAGTTCGGCCAGCGCAACGACAACGGCCTGTACCTGGCCGGTCCCTCCCTGGCCGATGAACTGGGCCTGGTGGACGGCTCCGTGCTGCGCGGCGCCGAGTCGGGCCGCAAGCCGCGCCGTACCCGCGTGCTGATCCTGGGGGTGAACGGCTTTATCGGTAACCACCTGTCCGAGCGCCTGTTGCGCGACGACCGCTATGAAGTCTACGGCCTGGATATCGGCTCCGACGCCATCGAGCGTCTGCGCAGCCACCCTAACTTCCACTACGTGGAAGGCGATATCAGCATCCACACCGAG
Above is a genomic segment from Pseudomonas sp. R5-89-07 containing:
- a CDS encoding multidrug effflux MFS transporter; protein product: MPRSVAHLALLLGLITAVGPFAIDSYLPALPTLGASLHASPAAVQMSLTVFFMIIGVCQLFYGPISDVFGRKMPIYVGLVIFTVGSIGCALAPTIEVLIGFRAVQAFGACAGMVIPRAIVRDLYTGHEAARLMALLMLVMSVSPILAPLAGSLVISIWSWREVFALLAVVALLCLVMTVVQLPETHPVERRLGKTLGNAFGSYGALLRDPVFSGLSVVCGFGLATFFVFIGSAPFVYIEYFGLTPTQFSLCFAVNAASFFAMSQLTARLSARFGLAPLIRWSVMAVAAVMALLAATTLWGINLALMMTLLFIGFGFLGLLLPAAGVLSLEDHGAVAGSASALLGAIQMVTAAVSMTLVGLFADHTPAPMLVGIALCAAAAMLIVVWTLRRLPPHLASA
- the arnA gene encoding bifunctional UDP-4-amino-4-deoxy-L-arabinose formyltransferase/UDP-glucuronic acid oxidase ArnA, which gives rise to MSSKAVVFAYHDIGCAGIEALLAAGYDIAAVFTHADDPKENNFYGSVAQLCARNGIPVHAPEDANHPLWVERIAKLNPDFIFSFYYRNLLSEPLLALARQGAYNLHGSLLPKYRGRAPANWVLVNGETETGVTLHRMVKRADAGAILAQHTVSIERSDTGLSLHAKLREAASHLLRDALPQLAQGKLAEVAQDESQATCFGRRTAADGKIDWKKPAEELFNLVRAVTQPYPGAFCAVGEHKLIVWQADVVKGNEGLAPGRVISVNPLRIACGEDSLVVKFGQRNDNGLYLAGPSLADELGLVDGSVLRGAESGRKPRRTRVLILGVNGFIGNHLSERLLRDDRYEVYGLDIGSDAIERLRSHPNFHYVEGDISIHTEWIEYHIKKCDVVLPLVAIATPIEYTRNPLRVFELDFEENLKLVRYCVKYNKRVIFPSTSEVYGMCQDQYFDEDTSNLVVGPVNKQRWIYSVSKQLLDRVIWAYGDKGLKFTLFRPFNWMGPRLDRLDSARIGSSRAITQLILNLVEGTPIRLFDGGEQKRCFTDIADGIEALARIIDNDKGVCDGQIINIGNPENEASIRQLGEELLRQFEAHPLRGNFPPFAGFRDVESKAFYGTGYQDVAHRKPSIENAKRLLNWEPSVQMSETIGNTLDFFLREAMLEIADKK
- the xerC gene encoding tyrosine recombinase XerC — encoded protein: MTESIRNPLTLYLTRLAPSSQLTMRYVLQDAADRLGFEDVNLEDIDWHLLQPEQVIALVAALREDGYAPNTSSLYVNAVRGVMNEAWRMSLISQEHLLKMRSVKAASGTRLGQGRNLRRTLIREMMEVCAADPRPQGLRDAAVIGILYGSGMRKSESVNLDLAQVDFEQRSLRVIGKGNKELVKYAPGWAFAKLQAWLEFRRGQLKEGEQDDPFLFNRIRRGSHITRERITKHAIYYIARQRGDQVGVKIMPHDFRRSFITRVIEEHDLSIAQKLAHHTNIQTTASYDVRDDNERRRAVDRFDL
- a CDS encoding M949_RS01915 family surface polysaccharide biosynthesis protein, which gives rise to MNSVQLLRGQLRPVLMGLLVCVACVATVRADEGVALASIDQVPDGVEVRGKQIAAYTWDDRQGKNLLVLAEQVSERDDDGTQSAFVYAAQYLLAGEHPKRVWMLYDDVRHCEFDAGLHFDTAATKVTDLLRDGNTQATVGYSRTCTSDVSPNEFKLIMHVGKSEKYRLRGVDRYGAAWWDEDAGALRGMPLPTDCSVAAQQALVSQYKEQGTELPLPGCYSDEKDFAKAPDSYLTFMRQHWFALMRKQDADWSQSQTQPQQPTEEDDVAP
- a CDS encoding methyl-accepting chemotaxis protein, which translates into the protein MQRDLRSMIEVVRSNAHGVNGMSERLSQGCHEVAGSSQQQSAAASTMAAAASEMTASIEEITRHAGHALDMANQAQTLAKDGGRIIHQVVSDMDGIARSAQQSAQVIRTLDKESEAIYSIIQVIKGIADQTNLLALNAAIEAARAGEQGRGFAVVADEVRSLAGRTSASTQEIASMVGRIQQNTREAVTSMEEGVAQVDKGMAVTADVERAIREILQATLNTTELVNDISRTISEQSLASNEIAHQVEMIAGMSESNSRVIAGTASTTDELSSLAGKLSQSVDRFKM
- the arnC gene encoding undecaprenyl-phosphate 4-deoxy-4-formamido-L-arabinose transferase, translated to MKPYPIHCVSIVIPVYNEQESLPELLRRTTAACKQLAYDYEIILVDDGSRDNSAQLLEDAAAEDGSNVVAVILNRNYGQHAAIMAGFEQCRGEVVITLDADLQNPPEEIPRLVEQAALGYDVVATVRNNRQDSAFRRWPSRLINLAVQRSTGVAMTDYGCMLRAYRRTIVDAMLACRERSTFIPILANGFARHTTEILVHHAEREHGESKYSAMRLVSLMFDLLTCMTTTPLRLLSIVGFSLAALGVLFAFALIVMRLAFGADWAGDGLFVLFAVLFVFTGGQFIGMGLLGEYLGRMYSDVRARPRFFIEKVLRNQPTAPAPVVIVDGLASSHSSTSSSDQVQS